The following is a genomic window from Blattabacterium sp. (Nauphoeta cinerea).
TCATCTTTTGCTGTTTTACTTTCTTTTAGAAAATCTAATCGTTTAAAAGGAATAGGTCAACAAATTATTTTTTCTGTTAGAGATGAGTCTCTTCATTCGGAAGCTGGATGTAAAATATTTCGAACTTTTTGTGATGAAAATAAAGGATTAAAAAAATTAGTAGAAAAATCTGTTTATCAGGGGATAGATTTAGCATTAAAAAATGAATTTGTTTTTATTGATCAAATTTTTAAAAAAGGTGATCTTCCTACTATTAAAAGAGAAGATTTAAAAAATTTTATGAAAGATAGAGCTAATTTGAAATTGAGGGAATTAGGATTAAATAACTTATATCATATAGATAAAAATATGTTATCTGATATGGATTGGTTTTATATAACAATATCTGGAGAACAACAAACTGATTTTTTTGATAATCGTGAAACTGGATATAGTAAACCTAATGAAGATTGGAATGATGATCTTTTTATTTCTTCTAAAAAAATAAAAATTTAGAATCAGAAAAAAAAATTTTAAAAATTCTTTTAAAAAATAAAAAAGAAAATTTAGAAGGTGGTTCTGAATGTATTTCTTGTGAATCATAAAATAAAAAGATGAAAAATTGGTATAAAAATTTTTTAAATAAAGAGCAATTATTACATAGTTCTGTTTGTGATTAT
Proteins encoded in this region:
- a CDS encoding ribonucleotide-diphosphate reductase subunit beta, which encodes MDITKDRLNFKPFEYQWAYDYWFKQQNAHWLHTEINMQSDIYDWNHNLSFREKNVIGDILKGFTQTETEVGNYWSEMIPRWFPVPEIKMMGQVFGSFETIHAVAYSYLNDILGLDDFHAFLEDEAIMNKLRVLMDIKNGLYDRYNKKEIAKSIALFSAAAEGIQLFSSFAVLLSFRKSNRLKGIGQQIIFSVRDESLHSEAGCKIFRTFCDENKGLKKLVEKSVYQGIDLALKNEFVFIDQIFKKGDLPTIKREDLKNFMKDRANLKLRELGLNNLYHIDKNMLSDMDWFYITISGEQQTDFFDNRETGYSKPNEDWNDDLFISSKKIKI